The Marinihelvus fidelis genome includes a window with the following:
- a CDS encoding four helix bundle protein: MVRNGHFKLDVWQVAMELVQVVYEQTSGFPGHEQFGLSAQMRRAAVSIPSNIAEGAGRGSNADFRRFLLIARGSLAELETQALVSQNLGYPIELSKLQDLSDRLFKLLFGLIRKLELQSLH; the protein is encoded by the coding sequence GTGGTGCGGAACGGGCACTTTAAGTTGGATGTTTGGCAGGTGGCCATGGAACTGGTGCAGGTCGTCTATGAGCAGACATCGGGGTTTCCGGGGCATGAGCAGTTTGGGTTGAGCGCGCAGATGCGGCGGGCGGCAGTCTCTATACCGTCCAATATCGCGGAGGGGGCCGGGCGCGGATCAAACGCTGATTTCCGCCGGTTTCTGCTGATTGCCCGCGGGTCATTGGCCGAACTCGAAACCCAGGCCCTGGTCAGCCAGAACCTGGGATACCCGATCGAGTTGTCAAAGCTGCAGGACCTGAGCGATCGGCTCTTCAAGCTGCTTTTCGGCCTGATCCGAAAACTCGAACTCCAATCCCTTCATTAA
- a CDS encoding FMN-binding glutamate synthase family protein: MFTVPPIVLHALEWMATLFVILVGLGLLTLVGMYFYDKHQTVNSIRRNYPVVGRFRSFFSHLGEFFRQYFFAMDREELPFNRAQRNWAEHASRNRDITSAFGSTKNLNIEGTVMFANGMFPPLEDEIEEPAAIVYGPYARQPYETRSFFNISAMSYGALSRPAVRALSKGAAMAGIWLNTGEGGLAPWHTEGGCDVVFQIGTAKYGCRDADGRLDDAKLKVITDNPVVKMVELKLSQGAKPGKGGILPAAKVTDEIAGIRHIPAGQDSISPNRHPEIDSLADLLDMIGHIREVSGLPTGFKAVVGAAGWLDEFCQLVLARGPESAPDFITIDGGDGGTGAAPLPLMDEMGLPLRESLPMVIDKLDQYGLRPRIRVICSGKRVTPADVAWALAMGADSVNAARGFMFALGCIQAMRCNKNTCPTGITTHDKRLQRGLDPEDKAVRVMHYAQNMAHEVCMIAHSCGLAEPRLLRRHHARVVSANGLSLPLDVLHPPVTRDA; encoded by the coding sequence ATGTTCACCGTACCCCCGATCGTCCTGCACGCGCTGGAATGGATGGCAACGCTGTTCGTCATCCTCGTCGGCCTGGGCCTGCTGACCCTGGTCGGCATGTATTTCTACGACAAGCACCAGACCGTCAACTCGATCCGCCGCAACTACCCGGTGGTGGGCCGGTTCCGCAGCTTTTTCAGCCACCTGGGCGAATTTTTCCGCCAGTACTTCTTCGCCATGGACCGCGAGGAGCTGCCGTTCAACCGCGCCCAGCGCAACTGGGCCGAGCACGCCTCGCGCAACCGCGACATCACCAGCGCCTTTGGCTCCACCAAGAACCTGAACATCGAGGGCACGGTGATGTTCGCCAACGGCATGTTCCCGCCGCTGGAGGACGAGATCGAGGAGCCGGCCGCCATTGTTTACGGCCCATACGCGCGCCAGCCCTACGAGACGCGTTCATTCTTCAACATCTCGGCGATGAGCTACGGCGCGCTGTCGCGGCCGGCGGTGCGGGCGCTGTCGAAGGGCGCAGCCATGGCCGGCATCTGGCTGAACACCGGTGAGGGCGGCCTGGCGCCGTGGCACACCGAGGGCGGCTGCGACGTGGTGTTCCAGATTGGCACCGCCAAGTACGGCTGCCGCGACGCCGACGGCCGGCTGGACGACGCCAAGCTCAAGGTCATCACCGACAACCCGGTGGTGAAAATGGTGGAACTGAAGCTGTCACAGGGCGCCAAGCCCGGCAAGGGCGGCATCCTGCCGGCCGCCAAGGTCACCGACGAGATCGCCGGCATTCGCCATATTCCCGCCGGCCAGGACTCGATCAGCCCCAACCGCCACCCGGAGATCGATTCGCTGGCCGACCTGCTGGACATGATCGGCCACATCCGCGAAGTGTCCGGCCTGCCCACCGGCTTCAAGGCCGTGGTGGGCGCCGCCGGCTGGCTGGACGAGTTCTGCCAGCTGGTGCTGGCGCGCGGCCCGGAATCGGCGCCGGACTTCATCACCATCGACGGCGGCGACGGCGGTACCGGCGCCGCGCCCCTGCCACTGATGGACGAGATGGGCCTGCCGCTGCGCGAATCACTGCCCATGGTTATCGACAAGCTCGACCAGTACGGCCTGCGCCCGCGCATCCGCGTGATCTGCTCCGGCAAGCGCGTCACCCCCGCCGACGTCGCCTGGGCACTGGCCATGGGCGCCGACTCCGTCAACGCCGCCCGCGGCTTCATGTTCGCGCTCGGCTGCATCCAGGCCATGCGCTGCAACAAGAACACTTGCCCCACGGGCATCACCACCCACGACAAGCGCCTGCAACGCGGCCTGGACCCCGAAGACAAGGCCGTGCGCGTCATGCATTACGCCCAGAACATGGCCCACGAGGTCTGCATGATCGCGCATTCCTGCGGCCTGGCCGAGCCGCGGCTTTTACGGCGTCACCATGCGCGCGTGGTCAGTGCGAATGGGTTGTCGTTGCCTTTGGATGTGCTTCATCCTCCGGTGACGCGTGACGCGTGA
- the pgeF gene encoding peptidoglycan editing factor PgeF: protein MFRRVRPQWPRPDNVRAFATTRVGGAGSGPWASFNLGRGCGDDDAVVEENRARFQVALPGPPGWMHQVHGVDVARREDFSAANPPRADAVVAFTPGWCCTVMTADCLPVLFCDVDGTRVGAAHAGWRGLAGGVLEATVAALDASPDTLLAWLGPAIGADAFEVGDDVLEAFTAPGQPGGDRAGQRFRPAPADPDGRRKWWCDLYGLARDRLAAAGVERVFGGGYCTYTERDRFFSYRRDGVTGRMATTIWLTSPN, encoded by the coding sequence ATGTTCCGCCGGGTCCGCCCGCAGTGGCCGCGCCCGGACAACGTCCGCGCGTTCGCCACCACGCGGGTGGGCGGCGCCGGCAGCGGGCCCTGGGCCAGCTTTAACCTGGGCCGCGGCTGCGGCGATGACGATGCCGTGGTGGAGGAGAACCGCGCCCGTTTCCAGGTCGCCCTGCCGGGCCCGCCGGGCTGGATGCACCAGGTTCACGGTGTTGATGTCGCCCGTCGCGAAGACTTTTCCGCCGCCAACCCGCCACGCGCCGACGCCGTGGTGGCGTTCACGCCCGGCTGGTGCTGCACGGTGATGACCGCCGACTGCCTGCCGGTATTGTTCTGCGATGTCGACGGCACCCGTGTGGGCGCGGCGCACGCCGGCTGGCGCGGGCTGGCCGGTGGCGTGCTGGAAGCGACCGTCGCCGCACTGGACGCTTCGCCGGACACGCTGCTGGCCTGGCTGGGCCCGGCCATCGGCGCCGACGCCTTCGAGGTGGGCGACGACGTGCTGGAGGCCTTCACGGCGCCCGGCCAACCGGGCGGTGACAGGGCCGGGCAGCGTTTTCGGCCCGCGCCCGCCGACCCGGACGGCCGCCGCAAATGGTGGTGCGACCTGTACGGCCTGGCCCGCGACCGCCTGGCGGCGGCCGGCGTCGAGCGCGTCTTCGGCGGCGGCTACTGTACGTATACTGAGCGCGACCGGTTTTTTTCCTACCGCCGTGACGGCGTGACCGGGCGCATGGCGACGACCATCTGGCTCACGTCGCCCAACTGA